Proteins encoded by one window of Oreochromis niloticus isolate F11D_XX linkage group LG17, O_niloticus_UMD_NMBU, whole genome shotgun sequence:
- the LOC102075874 gene encoding uncharacterized protein LOC102075874 isoform X2 — protein sequence MMEKTLALRRQEVIREAPMIADFKMRWPALFHVCEVSAEFKRITTIHLQSKFFSQLDSYSANLMKIYAKKGGIQGRKIKTIMAPATQTAAVEVRRECILKGLCVYLNEDPEKLVKDYLDVDKSIATAIAETVFGICVIRSEGAEPGDDPQDVMIVLEGVEVMGTPLRFCRRFLWSWMHTNYPTKYRFSKLFFLVEKCCQYNSYTMYLEHEPERTADR from the exons ATGATGGAGAAGACCTTGGCTCTCAGAAGGCAAGAGGTGATACGTGAAGCACCGATGATCGCTGATTTCAAAATGAGGTGGCCAGCTCTCTTCCATGTGTGTGAG GTGAGTGCAGAATTCAAGAGGATTACAACAATCCATTTGCAGTCCAAGTTCTTCTCCCAGCTGGATAGTTATTCGGCAAACCTTATGAAGATATATGCCAAGAAGGGTGGAATACAAGGGCGAAAAATTAAGACCATCATGGCACCTGCAACCCAG ACTGCTGCTGTTGAAGTCAGAAGAGAATGCATCCTCAAAGGTCTTTGCGTGTACCTGAATGAAGATCCAGAGAAGCTGGTGAAGGATTACCTG GACGTTGATAAAAGCATCGCCACTGCCATAGCAGAGACAGTCTTTGGAATCTGTGTCATTCGATCAGAGGGTGCGGAGCCTGGCGATGACCCTCAGGATGTTATGATTGTTCTAGAGGGGGTGGAAGTGATGG GTACACCTTTGAGGTTCTGCAGAAGATTCTTATGGAGTTGGATGCACACAAACTATCCAACAAAGTACAGGTTCTCAAAACTCTTCTTTCTCGTTGAGAAATGTTGCCAATACAACAGCTACACCATGTATCTGGAACATGAACCAGAAAGAACTGCAGACAGATGA
- the LOC102075874 gene encoding uncharacterized protein LOC102075874 isoform X1, translating to MMEKTLALRRQEVIREAPMIADFKMRWPALFHVCEVSAEFKRITTIHLQSKFFSQLDSYSANLMKIYAKKGGIQGRKIKTIMAPATQTAAVEVRRECILKGLCVYLNEDPEKLVKDYLDVDKSIATAIAETVFGICVIRSEGAEPGDDPQDVMIVLEGVEVMGELGNVAFAVAMLLGLVYSLNLSYPPELRYTFEVLQKILMELDAHKLSNKVQVLKTLLSR from the exons ATGATGGAGAAGACCTTGGCTCTCAGAAGGCAAGAGGTGATACGTGAAGCACCGATGATCGCTGATTTCAAAATGAGGTGGCCAGCTCTCTTCCATGTGTGTGAG GTGAGTGCAGAATTCAAGAGGATTACAACAATCCATTTGCAGTCCAAGTTCTTCTCCCAGCTGGATAGTTATTCGGCAAACCTTATGAAGATATATGCCAAGAAGGGTGGAATACAAGGGCGAAAAATTAAGACCATCATGGCACCTGCAACCCAG ACTGCTGCTGTTGAAGTCAGAAGAGAATGCATCCTCAAAGGTCTTTGCGTGTACCTGAATGAAGATCCAGAGAAGCTGGTGAAGGATTACCTG GACGTTGATAAAAGCATCGCCACTGCCATAGCAGAGACAGTCTTTGGAATCTGTGTCATTCGATCAGAGGGTGCGGAGCCTGGCGATGACCCTCAGGATGTTATGATTGTTCTAGAGGGGGTGGAAGTGATGGGTGAGTTGGGCAATGTAGCTTTTGCAGTGGCAATGTTGCTTGGTCTGGTCTACTCACTAAACCTGAGCTACCCTCCAGAACTCAGGTACACCTTTGAGGTTCTGCAGAAGATTCTTATGGAGTTGGATGCACACAAACTATCCAACAAAGTACAGGTTCTCAAAACTCTTCTTTCTCGTTGA
- the LOC102075874 gene encoding uncharacterized protein LOC102075874 isoform X3, which produces MMEKTLALRRQEVIREAPMIADFKMRWPALFHVCEVSAEFKRITTIHLQSKFFSQLDSYSANLMKIYAKKGGIQGRKIKTIMAPATQTAAVEVRRECILKGLCVYLNEDPEKLVKDYLDVDKSIATAIAETVFGICVIRSEGAEPGDDPQDVMIVLEGVEVMELRYTFEVLQKILMELDAHKLSNKVQVLKTLLSR; this is translated from the exons ATGATGGAGAAGACCTTGGCTCTCAGAAGGCAAGAGGTGATACGTGAAGCACCGATGATCGCTGATTTCAAAATGAGGTGGCCAGCTCTCTTCCATGTGTGTGAG GTGAGTGCAGAATTCAAGAGGATTACAACAATCCATTTGCAGTCCAAGTTCTTCTCCCAGCTGGATAGTTATTCGGCAAACCTTATGAAGATATATGCCAAGAAGGGTGGAATACAAGGGCGAAAAATTAAGACCATCATGGCACCTGCAACCCAG ACTGCTGCTGTTGAAGTCAGAAGAGAATGCATCCTCAAAGGTCTTTGCGTGTACCTGAATGAAGATCCAGAGAAGCTGGTGAAGGATTACCTG GACGTTGATAAAAGCATCGCCACTGCCATAGCAGAGACAGTCTTTGGAATCTGTGTCATTCGATCAGAGGGTGCGGAGCCTGGCGATGACCCTCAGGATGTTATGATTGTTCTAGAGGGGGTGGAAGTGATGG AACTCAGGTACACCTTTGAGGTTCTGCAGAAGATTCTTATGGAGTTGGATGCACACAAACTATCCAACAAAGTACAGGTTCTCAAAACTCTTCTTTCTCGTTGA
- the LOC102075874 gene encoding uncharacterized protein LOC102075874 isoform X4, whose translation MMEKTLALRRQEVIREAPMIADFKMRWPALFHVCETAAVEVRRECILKGLCVYLNEDPEKLVKDYLDVDKSIATAIAETVFGICVIRSEGAEPGDDPQDVMIVLEGVEVMGELGNVAFAVAMLLGLVYSLNLSYPPELRYTFEVLQKILMELDAHKLSNKVQVLKTLLSR comes from the exons ATGATGGAGAAGACCTTGGCTCTCAGAAGGCAAGAGGTGATACGTGAAGCACCGATGATCGCTGATTTCAAAATGAGGTGGCCAGCTCTCTTCCATGTGTGTGAG ACTGCTGCTGTTGAAGTCAGAAGAGAATGCATCCTCAAAGGTCTTTGCGTGTACCTGAATGAAGATCCAGAGAAGCTGGTGAAGGATTACCTG GACGTTGATAAAAGCATCGCCACTGCCATAGCAGAGACAGTCTTTGGAATCTGTGTCATTCGATCAGAGGGTGCGGAGCCTGGCGATGACCCTCAGGATGTTATGATTGTTCTAGAGGGGGTGGAAGTGATGGGTGAGTTGGGCAATGTAGCTTTTGCAGTGGCAATGTTGCTTGGTCTGGTCTACTCACTAAACCTGAGCTACCCTCCAGAACTCAGGTACACCTTTGAGGTTCTGCAGAAGATTCTTATGGAGTTGGATGCACACAAACTATCCAACAAAGTACAGGTTCTCAAAACTCTTCTTTCTCGTTGA